Proteins from one Podospora pseudoanserina strain CBS 124.78 chromosome 1, whole genome shotgun sequence genomic window:
- the UTP20 gene encoding U3 snoRNP protein (COG:V; BUSCO:EOG092600S9; EggNog:ENOG503NUBZ) produces the protein MPSTTSGRIVKSQRGVKRTPHEKNHRWESFSTKISKLHSLDPLRKVRRHDLEAEDLEASTSYLRNGLDRWAELNLSKTYVSFRLKVTRYTDSLAQILHHEDKIMDLLAEAISTHQKDSLEPLLDLVTAFAHDLGVRFEKHYPRALGLIVELASKVHDVEAIEWTFASLAFLFKYLSRLVVPDLRPTYDAVSPLMGKAKIPGHIARFAAEAMSFLVKKAAAPSHKEKALPLFVEHVRKDLESVAGTRQYELYSQGIMTMFAEALKAPNNGVHSTAPEVFATIVRDVPEGEADLPEQTVWTDVCCGVLTSIIHHTTIETFKTIETRIVQEATAGTRPVLFVQLLGVAAGVRRGNRIHDWSALVKALGQQLTQLGEVKERIEAISPRQVWDRLITRIAIIWGQAPIDALLPSLSTLNNTTTKEPLMRWYIPFCSYLADLHPERFRGLFLKDFQKFVVAHWSRNSNEEMLCVLLPHMVENGGLPRVKGKDGFLLPQSWQDQIVNKFVRLEDTPFPESGGFGRYAETWRDRCLPKYSALLRVLEVTTVHPSTNARIAEVLLKKLKLALRPSSSLPTDEANFIMSDGFRAYLRMCAAPGSVDPSLAPLLRAATPRFCHSPAFLEALLSYLMEIKAKGRSSSETSSGSDSMQEEEDPLVKSLVNNLSAPSHELRLASLRILEILESTPDSNSALATMLQCEELSLILENVRTIAVHVRKLGQIYAHLDQTSWLIRAIPAFLFGMMTVPLAPVWDDSVEAMKKVAESKHGEEVLADLAFDWLDQPSERWSGASKPQDPRRLPLTDFECLNMKGLHRTAEPIAQALEEPYRGMLEKFEEGQKIVDPHSQRARSMALKALNAIPSLAEKRSRNLVPYLFSFMSDGETPAEDQEDTEEEAEEMLEASWSLPDRKALVGVFSQFNNPRVLYQADKVYTALLKLLANGDIEVQKLALKAILAWKNDAVKKKQEHLEYLLDEARFKNELTVLFQGDNKIQPNEREAVMPVLLHLLYGRTISKKGAGSGRHGLHATRLAVIRQLNVDDMGNFLDIALGPLRNIRVVDAKGLNERLFSQEILPIRKQVGLLNMLEAVITELGGAVSPYVESLANAILLCLISACRQVGVTTGEEESEETEETENVKDALLLKVIRTISLKCLCKLFQNEQSFDWTPYQDIMVKEIISPRIEKLAVETTQGVSATWKLLGTWAALPKTAMFLAIDSRIVPNVVETLGMEKAKADVKIYALEMIKTLVGLAQASAQESEFNELIRAELLDPNVDLILGKISSLLRDQRDISRDLLGSAVDTVVVLSPIVETSTSIQDIVEISTFLLNQPSRMVSPKIKGSILLILKGFMALEDFQGNTELKSKVYHTVASLFGYFKDRQNRQTLAEVLAVFASTETWAQEIADTCRDLNAYKPRRLDEPDYNVRLTAFNSITRDRETPFTLDQWMPLLHNMLFYIQQDEEFGVLSTNSADGLCKFIWAAKDAWGSAQQQAFITVVSDILLPAIYAGSKEESETVRREILRVFGALVAGLPEWEMVSDLTPLVPSSEDSDQAFFFHVLSPAVARQLQALRLLESVNAKTPLRSKHISQFFIPLFEHFIFGHPEGGDDHGLGAQAITTVSGLTLSLEWQQYRAILRRFVSFVESKPDSQKRVIRLLEREVDALRTALDQKSSDAMEVDGEVQKCRLASTLPDQEKLSTEIVGSFLPPLLKYIHEKDETEVSSRVPVGVIIAKLLVLLPDNLLNEKLPGVLTDICHILRSKSVESRDMARDTLAKISGVLGAHRFGFILKELRGALVRGNQLHILSYTMHSLLLVAIPAFEQGDLDYCLPQIMAVIMDDIFGATGQEKDAEGYTGKMKEVKGSKSQDSMELVAKTASIRRLSDLTMPLQSLLLEKLDVRTVRKIDELLTRITKGLLENPAAASQDVLIFCYEVIQEVYKSNQPMEQPKMDPRLKRYIVQKAAKKSDGGVTAKHTYKLVRFAIDVLRTVFRKHDHLRTAANIAKLLPIFGDAVLSAEEDVKIAAFKILTVIVKVPFKNDDSANLYKVALKEATKAISMSPTTTSDLAQAALKLISVILRDRREIVIKDAALDMLLGKLKDDLTEPLYRHVTFNFLRSVLDRKMETAVIYDTLDYVGTIMITNPDKDTRDLARGAFFQFLRDYPQKRNRWEKQLQFIVANLKYEREGGRISVMEVINLLLKKSVDEFAQEVVATCFVPLIFVLANDDSEKCRLSAGELLKESFRVADKERLSKFMQLLRTWIQQDDKPAVSKLALHAWGLYFEGREPNVNDKKDLALVVDRITQVLGDDDALEADWELANTALNTLQTLVIKHPQKALAPSTSELWTEVQTCLAHSNTTVKLTATRLLSMYLTDFAKTSGRDAKLPLKGSYGLELDEDDVTALVRLSLGILNVVELDETLAQEIAQVLQFLGGYLESGKTEQEDSDEEEDEDEEEDKVDKSVSRKADMKYLFWKLCSIIRKERQPKPEAMVSKLAAMDLLEAFCIKSPKETVEVSVRTILRPLRNLTDPSIRAPFSLNELFKTRYEALKSKAVAVMEVLQRKLGSAEYTKALLEVGDQIRERRRARLSKRRIEAVAAPERYGREKRKKFEKKKERRKIKGQEQRDARRAFQGN, from the exons atgccGTCCACAACTTCCGGACGCATTGTTAAGTCCCAAAGGGGCGTCAAGCGGACGCCTCACGAAAAGAATCACAGATGGGAATCATTCAGTACCAAAATCTCAAAGCTCCATTCGCTCGATCCGTTGCGCAAAGTGCGCCGCCATGACCTCGAAGCCGAAGATCTCGAAGCGAGTACCTCCTACCTCAGAAATGGCCTCGACAGATGGGCCGAACTCAACCTGTCAAAGACCTATGTGTCTTTTAGGCTAAAAGTCACCCGTTATACCGATTCCCTCGCTCAAATTCTCCATCATGAAGACAAGATTATGGACCTCTTGGCCGAGGCCATCTCGACGCACCAAAAGGATTCTTTAGAGCCGTTACTCGACCTGGTCACTGCGTTCGCCCATGATCTTGGTGTGCGATTCGAGAAACACTACCCCCGCGCTCTCGGCTTGATCGTGGAGCTGGCGAGCAAAGTTCACGATGTAGAAGCAATCGAATGGACCTTTGCGTCGCTCGCATTCCTCTTCAAATATCTTTCGAGACTAGTCGTTCCTGACCTCCGACCCACATACGATGCGGTCTCTCCTTTGATGGGCAAGGCGAAGATTCCGGGACATATTGCTCGGTTTGCGGCCGAGGCAatgagcttcttggtgaAGAAAGCGGCGGCGCCCAGccacaaggagaaggctctACCGCTCTTTGTGGAGCATGTGAGGAAGGATCTGGAGAGTGTGGCCGGGACGAGGCAGTATGAGCTCTATAGCCAGGGTATCATGACTATGTTTGCCGAGGCGCTCAAGGCTCCCAACAATGGCGTCCATTCGACTGCCCCGGAGGTCTTTGCAACTATCGTGCGGGATGTGCCAGAAGGGGAAGCTGACCTTCCTGAGCAAACAGTATGGACGGATGTCTGCTGCGGTGTGCTTACCAGTATCATTCACCATACAACAATCGAGACTTTCAAGACGATCGAGACACGCATAGTGCAAGAGGCTACGGCTGGTACACGCCCAGTGTTATTTGTGCAGCTCCTAGGTGTTGCGGCTGGTGTACGGAGGGGAAACCGGATTCACGACTGGTCAGCTCTTGTAAAAGCTCTGGGACAACAGCTCACGCAGCTGGGTGAGGTCAAGGAAAGGATTGAGGCCATCTCGCCTCGCCAAGTATGGGACCGCCTAATCACCAGGATAGCTATTATTTGGGGGCAAGCACCAATAGACGCTTTGTTGCCATCATTATCAAcactcaacaacaccacgacCAAGGAGCCATTAATGCGGTGGTACATTCCATTTTGCTCCTATCTGGCCGATCTCCACCCTGAACGGTTCAGAGGGCTCTTCCTGAAAGACTTTCAAAA ATTTGTCGTCGCCCATTGGTCCCGAAACTCAAACGAGGAGATGCTCTGCGTGCTTCTGCCTCATATGGTAGAAAATGGGGGCCTGCCGCGGGTCAAAGGGAAAGAcggcttccttctcccacaATCCTGGCAAGATCAGATTGTCAACAAGTTTGTACGGCTTGAAGACACCCCTTTCCCGGAGAGCGGTGGTTTTGGGAGATATGCGGAGACGTGGAGGGACAGATGTCTGCCAAAATATTCAGCACTTTTACGGGTGCTGGAGGTTACGACAGTCCATCCCTCCACCAATGCCCGTATCGCCGAGGTTTTGCTTAAGAAGCTAAAGCTCGCCTTacggccctcctcctctttaCCAACCGATGAGGCCAACTTTATTATGAGCGATGGCTTCCGTGCCTATCTCAGAATGTGTGCTGCCCCTGGGTCGGTAGATCCAAGTCTGGCTCCTCTTCTCAGAGCAGCTACCCCGCGGTTCTGCCACTCTCCGGCATTCCTCGAGGCCCTGCTCTCGTATCTGATGGAGATCAAGGCGAAGGGACGCAGCAGCTCAGAAACCAGCAGTGGGAGTGACAGcatgcaggaggaggaagaccCATTAGTGAAGTCTCTCGTCAACAACTTGTCCGCGCCCTCTCATGAACTCCGGCTTGCGTCCTTGCGAATTCTGGAAATTCTGGAGTCAACCCCTGATTCCAACTCAGCCTTAGCAACGATGCTTCAGTGTGAAGAGCTGTCTCTGATTTTGGAAAACGTACGAACGATCGCTGTTCACGTTCGAAAACTGGGACAAATCTACGCTCATCTTGATCAAACTTCCTGGCTCATACGGGCAATCCCAGCCTTCTTGTTTGGTATGATGACCGTCCCTCTTGCTCCAGTTTGGGATGACTCGGTGGAAGCCATGAAAAAAGTTGCCGAGTCTAAgcatggcgaggaggttttggccGATTTGGCCTTTGACTGGTTGGACCAGCCTTCCGAACGGTGGTCAGGTGCATCCAAGCCCCAGGATCCACGTCGCCTCCCGCTCACCGACTTTGAATGCCTGAACATGAAAGGCCTGCATAGAACTGCTGAGCCAATCGCTCAGGCCTTGGAGGAGCCGTACAGGGGCATGCTGGAAAAGTTCGAGGAGGGTCAGAAGATCGTTGATCCCCACTCGCAAAGGGCTCGCAGCATGGCTCTCAAAGCTTTGAACGCTATCCCGAGCTTGGCTGAGAAACGCTCAAGAAACCTAGTGCCATATCTATTTTCTTTCATGAGCGATGGCGAGACCCCGGctgaagaccaagaagacaccgaggaagaggctgaaGAAATGTTAGAAGCGAGTTGGTCGCTTCCTGACCGGAAAGCCTTAGTTGGGGTGTTTTCACAGTTCAACAATCCTCGAGTGCTTTATCAAGCTGACAAGGTCTATACGGCACTTCTGAAGCTCTTGGCAAATGGTGATATCGAGGTGCAAAAGCTTGCCTTGAAGGCCATTTTGGCATGGAAGAATGATgcggtcaagaagaagcaggagcatCTGGAGTACCTCCTTGATGAGGCCAGGTTTAAAAACGAGCTTACTGTCCTTTTCCAAGGCGACAACAAGATCCAGCCAAACGAGCGAGAGGCCGTTATGCCTGTTCTGCTTCACCTCTTGTACGGCCGTACGATCTCCAAGAAGGGCGCAGGCAGTGGCCGGCACGGTCTTCATGCGACACGTTTGGCAGTTATTCGGCAGCTTAATGTGGACGACATGGGCAACTTCCTGGACATTGCGCTTGGCCCACTGCGCAACATCCGTGTCGTTGATGCCAAGGGGCTGAATGAACGGCTCTTCTCTCAGGAAATCCTGCCCATTCGCAAGCAGGTCGGTCTGCTCAATATGCTTGAGGCTGTCATCACTGAGCTCGGCGGTGCGGTCTCCCCATACGTGGAGTCCCTTGCCAATGCAATTCTCCTCTGTCTCATCTCCGCCTGCCGGCAGGTTGGTGTTACGAcaggggaggaagagtccGAGGAAACCGAAGAAACTGAGAACGTGAAGGATGCTTTGCTCTTGAAGGTTATCAGGACGATTTCTCTCAAGTGCCTCTGCAAGCTCTTCCAGAATGAGCAAAGCTTTGACTGGACGCCGTATCAAGACATTATGGTGAAAGAAATCATCAGTCCTCGGATAGAGAAGCTTGCCGTTGAGACTACCCAGGGCGTATCAGCTACTTGGAAGCTGCTCGGTACCTGGGCTGCTCTCCCCAAGACAGCCATGTTTTTGGCCATCGACAGCCGCATTGTGCCCAATGTCGTGGAGACGCTTGGTATggaaaaggccaaggctgatgTCAAGATATACGCGCTTGAAATGATCAAGACCCTTGTCGGCCTTGCTCAGGCATCTGCGCAGGAGTCAGAGTTCAATGAACTCATAAGAGCTGAGCTCTTAGATCCAAATGTCGACCTCATTCTCGGAAAAATAAGCAGTCTTCTTCGTGACCAGCGCGATATTAGCAGAGACCTTTTGGGTTCTGCTGTTGATACCGTTGTTGTACTCTCTCCTATCGTCGAGACATCCACCAGCATCCAGGATATAGTGGAGATTTCCACGTTCTTGCTCAACCAACCCTCGCGGATGGTCAGCCCCAAGATCAAAGGTTCAATCCTGCTGATTCTTAAGGGTTTCATGGCTTTGGAAGATTTCCAGGGGAATACTGAACTGAAGAGCAAGGTCTATCATACGGTGGCCTCTTTGTTTGGCTATTTCAAGGACAGGCAAAACAGGCAGACCTTGGCTGAAGTGCTTGCAGTGTTTGCATCCACAGAAACATGGGCACAAGAGATTGCGGATACCTGCCGCGATCTCAATGCTTACAAGCCAAGGCGTCTGGATGAGCCAGACTACAATGTCCGGTTGACCGCATTCAACTCCATCACCAGAGATCGGGAGACGCCCTTTACTCTGGACCAATGGATGCCTCTCCTTCACAACATGCTCTTCTACATCCAGCAGGATGAGGAATTTGGTGTCCTGTCGACAAACTCTGCCGATGGGTTGTGCAAGTTTATCTGGGCAGCCAAGGATGCTTGGGGCAGCGCCCAGCAACAAGCCTTCATCACTGTGGTTTCTGATATCCTGCTTCCAGCCATCTACGCTGGATCAAAGGAGGAGTCAGAGACTGTGAGACGCGAGATTCTACGCGTGTTTGGTGCCCTCGTGGCTGGCCTCCCAGAATGGGAGATGGTCTCCGATCTGACGCCCCTGGTTCCTTCGTCCGAGGACTCAGAccaagccttcttcttccacgtCCTCAGTCCGGCTGTCGCAAGGCAGTTGCAGGCCCTTCGCTTGCTGGAGTCGGTGAATGCCAAGACACCTCTCCGCAGCAAGCACATCAGCCAGTTTTTCATTCCCCTCTTTGAGCACTTCATCTTTGGTCATCCAGAAGGTGGCGACGATCATGGCCTCGGCGCGCAGGCCATTACCACTGTTTCTGGCCTGACCCTTTCTTTGGAATGGCAACAATACAGAGCTATTCTCAGACGATTCGTCTCGTTTGTGGAGTCAAAGCCTGACTCCCAGAAGCGAGTCATCCGTCttctggagagggaggtggacgCCCTCCGCACTGCCCTTGACCAGAAGTCAAGTGACGCtatggaggtggatggagaGGTACAAAAGTGCCGCCTCGCGAGCACACTTCCTGACCAGGAGAAGCTCAGCACCGAGATTGTCGGCAGCTTcctgcctcccctcctcaagtACATCCACGAGAAGGATGAGACGGAGGTCAGCTCCAGAGTACCGGTGGGCGTTATCATTGCCAAGCTGCTCGTCCTTCTCCCGGATAACCTCTTGAACGAGAAGCTCCCCGGTGTCTTGACTGATATTTGCCATATCCTCAGGAGTAAGTCTGTCGAATCCCGCGATATGGCCAGAGACACGCTCGCCAAGATCTCCGGTGTCCTCGGTGCTCACAGGTTCGGGTTCATTCTGAAGGAGTTGCGTGGTGCTCTCGTCAGAGGCAACCAGCTTCATATTTTGTCCTACACCATGCACTCTCTGTTGTTGGTCGCTATCCCAGCTTTCGAGCAGGGTGATCTCGATTACTGCCTGCCTCAGATCATGGCTGTCATCATGGACGATATCTTCGGTGCCACAGGTCAAGAGAAGGATGCCGAAGGTTACACTggcaagatgaaggaggTTAAGGGCAGCAAGAGTCAGGATTCCATGGAGTTGGTCGCCAAGACAGCCTCCATCCGTCGCCTTAGCGATCTGACTATGCCTCTCCAGTCTTTGCtgttggagaagctggacgTCCGTACCGTCCGCAAGATTGATGAGCTGCTGACTCGTATCACCAAGGGTCTTCTTGAAAACCCTGCTGCCGCTTCGCAAGATGTCCTGATCTTCTGCTATGAGGTCATTCAGGAGGTCTACAAGTCTAACCAGCCCATGGAGCAACCTAAGATGGACCCCCGTCTCAAGAGATATATCGTGCAGAAGGCTGCGAAGAAGAGCGATGGCGGTGTCACGGCTAAGCACACCTACAAGCTTGTCAGGTTTGCCATCGATGTTCTCCGGACTGTGTTCAGAAAGCATGACCACCTCCGTACTGCTGCCAATATCGCCAAGTTGCTGCCCATCTTTGGTGATGCTGTACTTTCCGCGGAAGAGGATGTCAAGATCGCGGCATTCAAGATACTCACTGTCATTGTCAAGGTTCCCTTCAAGAACGACGACTCTGCCAATCTGTACAAAGTTGCGCTGAAGGAAGCTACCAAGGCCATATCCATGTCgcctaccaccacctctgaCTTGGCGCAAGCAGCTTTGAAGCTCATCTCTGTTATCCTGCGTGACAGGAGGGAGATTGTCATCAAGGATGCTGCTCTGGACATGCTCCTCGGAAAGCTGAAGGATGATCTCACCGAGCCCTTGTACCGGCATGTAACCTTCAATTTCTTGCGGTCAGTCCTGGACCGCAAGATGGAAACGGCTGTTATTTACGACACACTCGACTACGTCGGCACTATCATGATCACCAACCCTGACAAGGACACCAGAGATCTCGCGCGCGGTGCATTTTTCCAATTCCTCCGAGACTATCCACAAAAGAGAAACAGGTGGGAAAAGCAGCTCCAGTTCATTGTTGCCAATCTCAAGTATGAGCGCGAAGGTGGACGAATCTCTGTTATGGAGGTTATCAATCTGTTGCTCAAGAAATCGGTGGATGAGTTCGCACAAGAAGTTGTGGCCACGTGCTTCGTTCCGTTGATTTTCGTCTTGGCCAACGATGACAGTGAAAAGTGCCGTCTTTCTGCGGGTGAGCTGCTCAAGGAATCTTTCCGGGTGGCTGACAAGGAGAGGTTGTCCAAGTTTATGCAGTTGTTGAGGACATGGATTCAACAGGATGACAAGCCTGCTGTTTCGAAGCTCGCGCTTCATGCTTGGGGTCTCTACTTTGAAGGCCGGGAGCCAAATGTCAACGATAAGAAGGACCTGGCTCTGGTTGTTGACAGAATTACTCAGGTTCTTGGGGATGACGACGCTCTGGAGGCCGACTGGGAGCTTGCCAACACCGCGCTCAACACTCTGCAAACGCTTGTTATCAAGCATCCTCAGAAGGCCCTCGCTCCGAGCACGTCCGAGCTGTGGACCGAAGTCCAGACTTGCCTCGCGCACTCCAACACAACTGTCAAACTCACAGCCACAAGACTCTTGTCCATGTACCTCACCGACTTTGCCAAAACCTCCGGCAGGGATGCGAAGCTCCCACTCAAGGGCTCGTATGGCCTCGAGctcgacgaagacgacgtcACCGCTTTGGTGCGCCTTTCTCTCGGCATCCTCAACGTCGTCGAGCTAGACGAGACTCTCGCACAGGAAATTGCCCAAGTCCTCCAGTTCCTAGGCGGTTACCTCGAGTCCGGCAAGACCGAACAGGAAgacagcgacgaggaggaagacgaagacgaagaagaagacaaagtGGACAAGTCTGTCTCCCGCAAGGCAGACATGAAGTACCTCTTCTGGAAGCTCTGCTCCATCATCAGAAAAGAACGCCAGCCCAAGCCCGAAGCGATGGTGTCCAAGCTTGCGGCGATGGATTTGCTCGAAGCGTTCTGCATCAAGTCCCCCAAGGAGACGGTCGAGGTTTCGGTCAGGACCATTCTCCGTCCGTTAAGGAACCTGACTGACCCGTCCATTCGCGCGCCGTTCTCGTTGAACGAGCTTTTCAAGACGAGGTATGAGGCTTTGAAGAGCAAGGCtgtggcggtgatggaggtgttgCAGAGGAAGCTGGGGAGCGCGGAGTACACCAAGGCGTTGCTGGAGGTGGGCGACCAGATTAGGGAAAGGAGGcgggcgaggttgagcaagaggaggatcgaggcggtggcggcgccGGAGAGgtatgggagggagaagaggaagaagtttgagaagaagaaggagaggaggaagatcaAGGGGCAGGAGCAGAGGGATGCCAGGAGGGCTTTTCAGGGGAATTAG
- a CDS encoding hypothetical protein (EggNog:ENOG503NV4J; COG:S; BUSCO:EOG09262HKC) produces MAAKIFVFGSINGQLQPAFSKLATLHAKNAFSFAIVTGNLFSSEQDDEQLTQILDGQIQIPCPTYFTVGTVPLPPRVVERIEKDEEIAPNLHYLGKRSTTKTSEGVRIVTLGGLLDSNIIAGLSKEQISPFHTEGDAKSLRGANSADILLTTTWPSDVWKNSPKAKEMSINSTTAPSNPAIAELCAALKPKYHLSMSPDDFCFEREPFFPEKAEEEQDKGIQLTRFISLAPWGNTARAKSMYAFTFNRDAIITPPAGSTMTPFYKPAATKRSAEDAGFSRFSHGDSRHERKSHRRHRERSPPPGPEKCFFCLCNPNLSTHMVGCIGEAAYLATAKGPLTTSETYKEHGLNFPGHFVITPVDHVATLSKTELGDEQAKTTFQEMKRFRESLQSMVSTLSKHKLGAVTWEISRSRNIHAHWQFLPVPIELVSKGLVEAGFRVLAEDMKLGKFVVKDFETADEVEGDYFRIWIWGEEDDEVEGGKVIGKSLLMQFGDEIRFDLQYPRKVMVKLLKLENRTFWQDVVQTEEEETADVAAFREAFKEWNFT; encoded by the exons ATGGCTGCCAAAAT CTTCGTGTTCGGCAGCATTAACGGTCAACTCCAACCAGCCTTCAGCAAACTAGCTACACTCCATGCGAAAAACGCCTTCAGTTTTGCCATCGTGACGGGCAACCTGTTCAGTAGCGAACAGGATGATGAGCAGCTCACACAGATCTTGGATGGGCAGATTCAAATCCCTTGCCCAACATACTTCACAGTCGGCACtgttcctcttcccccacGTGTGGTCGAGAGAATCGAGAAAGACGAGGAAATTGCCCCTAATCTTCATTACCTTGGGAAGCGCTCAACCACAAAGACATCTGAAGGTGTCCGGATAGTCACACTCGGAGGCTTACTTGACTCGAACATTATTGCTGGTCTGTCTAAGGAACAGATCTCACCGTTTCACACCGAAGGCGATGCAAAGAGTCTCCGAGGAGCTAACAGTGCAGACATTCTCCTAACAACAACTTGGCCATCCGATGTCTGGAAGAATAGCCCAAAGGCTAAGGAGATGagcatcaacagcaccacaGCCCCTTCCAACCCAGCGATTGCGGAACTCTGCGCCGCCCTCAAGCCCAAGTATCACCTGTCCATGTCACCAGATGACTTTTGCTTCGAGAGAGAGCCTTTCTTTCCGGAgaaggcagaggaggaacagGACAAGGGTATTCAACTCACACGCTTTATCTCGTTGGCACCGTGGGGAAATACTGCCAGGGCCAAGTCTATGTACGCCTTTACCTTCAACAGAGATGCCATTATCACACCACCCGCCGGGAGCACAATGACCCCCTTCTACAAGCCTGCCGCCACGAAGCGGTCTGCTGAAGATGCCGGATTCTCGAGATTCTCACATGGAGACTCGCGACATGAGCGCAAGAGTCACCGTCGCCACCGCGAGCGTTCTCCGCCACCCGGACCGGAGAAATGCTTTTTTTGCCTGTGCAATCCAAATCTCTCAACACACATGGTTGGGTGTATCGGCGAGGCTGCCTATCTTGCTACTGCCAAGGGCCCTCTCACGACCAGCGAAACTTACAAGGAGCACGGTTTGAACTTTCCTGGTCACTTCGTCATCACGCCCGTTGACCACGTAGCGACGCTTAGCAAGACCGAGCTAGGGGACGAGCAGGCCAAGACCACGTTTCAGGAGATGAAGCGGTTCCGGGAGTCACTTCAGAGTATGGTATCAACACTTTCGAAGCACAAGCTCGGGGCTGTGACATGGGAAATCAGCCGATCAAGGAATATTCACGCTCACTGGCAGTTTTTGCCTGTTCCGATTGAGCTTGTCAGCAAGGGTCTGGTGGAGGCTGGGTTCCGCGTGTTGGCCGAGGATATGAAGCTGGGCAAGTTTGTGGTGAAGGATTTTGAGACCGCGGatgaggtggaaggggattATTTCCGGATTTGGATctggggggaagaagatgatgaggtcgAGGGCGGGAAGGTTATTGGCAAGAGTTTGTTGATGCAATTTGGGGATGAGATCAGGTTTGATCTGCAGTATCCGCGCAAGGTTATGGTGAAGTTGCTGAAACTGGAGAATCGGACTTTCTGGCAGGATGTGGTGCagactgaggaggaggagacggcggaCGTTGCCGCGTTTAGGGAGGCGTTCAAGGAGTGGAACTTTACTTAG